The following proteins are encoded in a genomic region of Desulfurococcaceae archaeon:
- a CDS encoding PINc/VapC family ATPase — protein sequence MHIRTRCLFVRIAGEVIYVPDYSAIVQGGVSKLVEEGAISGRVIVHRAVILLLELLASKGHGIGHAGLEELSKLRKLHEEGKITLEYSGERPRFYGDEAEDVAISEVNSAVRELAMSVGGVVITGDNIEYNVCRAMGIQALIVEKRGEGELSFEKYFDDSTMSVHLKEDTAPIAKIGKPGEWRYVKLEDRTLSREEVERIANEIVESAKRRSDAFIEMDRAGSTIVQLGPYRIIIVRPPLSDGWEITVVKPIKKLKLEDYNLPPELTKRLNERAEGILIAGAPGMGKTTFAQALAEYYMRMGKVVKTVESPRDMVLPNEITQYSKHYANMGELHDILLLSRPDYTVFDEMRTDEDFKLYADLRLAGIGMIGVVHATSPIDAIQRFIGRVDLGMIPSIVDTVIFIKKGWVEKVYEIRMTVKLPTGLREAELSRPVVEVRDFLTGELEYEIYTFGEQTVVIPVKKLRAGPGKWYNLLEKARSALPEATIKVNEDGIVIELDKNQLKTCRRKINRLRKMCEKHGAQLRIAIKD from the coding sequence ATGCACATTAGAACGCGGTGTCTATTCGTGAGAATAGCCGGTGAGGTCATCTACGTGCCCGACTACTCTGCAATAGTTCAAGGGGGAGTCAGTAAACTCGTCGAAGAAGGAGCCATAAGTGGTAGAGTAATAGTGCATAGAGCCGTCATATTACTACTAGAATTGCTGGCCTCGAAGGGGCACGGTATAGGTCACGCCGGGTTAGAAGAGCTGAGTAAACTTAGAAAACTTCACGAAGAGGGAAAAATCACACTTGAATACTCGGGTGAACGGCCTAGGTTTTATGGTGATGAGGCTGAGGATGTGGCAATTAGCGAAGTCAACAGCGCCGTCAGGGAACTCGCCATGAGTGTCGGCGGAGTAGTCATTACAGGTGACAACATAGAGTATAACGTGTGTAGAGCTATGGGGATACAGGCGTTGATCGTCGAGAAGCGGGGTGAAGGCGAACTTAGCTTTGAAAAGTATTTTGATGACAGCACGATGAGCGTTCACCTGAAGGAAGACACGGCCCCCATAGCTAAGATAGGTAAACCAGGCGAGTGGAGGTACGTCAAACTGGAGGACAGAACTCTATCGCGTGAAGAGGTAGAGAGAATTGCTAATGAGATAGTTGAAAGCGCGAAGAGGAGGAGCGACGCGTTCATAGAGATGGATAGAGCAGGGTCTACAATAGTGCAACTTGGTCCATACAGGATAATCATAGTGAGGCCTCCACTTAGTGATGGGTGGGAAATCACCGTAGTTAAGCCCATCAAGAAATTAAAACTCGAAGACTACAACCTGCCACCAGAACTAACTAAGAGGCTAAATGAGAGGGCTGAGGGAATTTTAATAGCCGGTGCCCCCGGCATGGGTAAAACCACTTTTGCACAAGCACTCGCAGAGTACTATATGAGAATGGGTAAAGTAGTGAAGACCGTTGAATCGCCTAGAGATATGGTCCTACCGAACGAGATAACTCAGTACAGTAAACACTATGCTAACATGGGCGAGTTACACGACATATTGTTATTGTCGAGGCCTGACTATACGGTATTTGATGAGATGAGGACGGACGAGGATTTTAAACTCTACGCCGATTTGAGGCTTGCGGGAATAGGCATGATCGGCGTAGTGCACGCCACTTCGCCAATAGATGCCATTCAGAGGTTTATTGGAAGAGTGGATCTCGGCATGATACCGTCAATAGTAGATACCGTCATCTTCATAAAGAAAGGGTGGGTTGAAAAGGTTTACGAGATCAGAATGACCGTTAAGCTACCTACGGGTCTGCGCGAAGCGGAGCTCTCCAGGCCCGTTGTCGAGGTAAGAGACTTCCTGACGGGAGAACTAGAATACGAGATATACACATTCGGTGAACAAACAGTTGTAATTCCCGTCAAGAAATTGAGGGCAGGGCCCGGTAAGTGGTATAACCTACTGGAAAAGGCACGCTCTGCCTTGCCTGAAGCGACTATAAAAGTCAACGAAGACGGTATAGTAATAGAACTCGATAAGAAC